From Rhinopithecus roxellana isolate Shanxi Qingling chromosome 17, ASM756505v1, whole genome shotgun sequence, one genomic window encodes:
- the THNSL2 gene encoding threonine synthase-like 2 isoform X2 translates to MRPAPSMTCSEPQASPSVLCCWTVVPYPPSQCPRCDISSTQGRAFRKYFPLLYLIALLAPAFTPATGSLGLGVAFKSGPMKAFFLLFQGLGQFALALTLTTELRKFLSLLRHAPIPSLSRQEASRIMWYVSTRGIAPQVNFEGALFSGYAPDGGLFMPEELPQLDRETLCRWSTLSYPDLVKELCALFIGSELIPKDDLNDLIDRAFSRFRHKEVVRLSRLKNGLNVLELWHGVTYAFKDLSLSCTAQFLQYFLEKREKHVTVVVGTSGDTGSAAIESVKGAKNVDIIVLLPKGHCTKIQELQMTTVLKENVHVFGVEGNSDELDEPIKTVFADVAFVKKHNLMSLNSINWSRVLVQMAHHFLAYFQCTPSLDTHPLPLVEVVVPTGAAGNLAAGYIAQKIGLPIRLVVAVNRNDIIHRTVQQGDFSLSKAVKSTLASAMDIQVPYNMERVFWLLSGSDSQVTRALMEQFERTQSVNLPKELHSKLSEVVTSESVSDEAITQTMGRCWDENQYLLCPHSAVAVNYHYQQMDRQQPSTPRCCLAPASAAKFPEAVLAAGLTPETPAEIVALEHKETRCTLMQRGDNWTLMLQDTIEDLSRRWRGHALNASQ, encoded by the exons ATGAGGCCAGCTCCTTCCATGACCTGCTCAGAGCCCCAAGCCAGCCCCTCTGTCCTCTGTTGCTGGACAGTTGTTCCATATCCTCCTTCCCAGTGCCCCAGGTGTGATATTTCTTCCACCCAGGGAAGGGCATTCCGAAAATACTTTCCTTTGCTGTACCTGATTGCCCTGCTTGCTCCTGCCTTCACTCCTGCGACGGGTTCTTTGGGCTTAGGCGTAGCATTTAAGTCTGGTCCTATGAAGGCCTTCTTTCTGTTATTCCAGGGTCTTGGGCAGTTTGCGTTGGCTCTAACTCTTACTACAGAATTGCGGAAATTCCTCTCTTTATTGAG GCATGCTCCGATACCTTCTCTCTCAAGACAGGAG GCCTCCAGGATCATGTGGTACGTCAGCACCAGGGGCATAGCCCCACAGGTCAACTTTGAGGGGGCCCTCTTCTCTGGCTATGCACCCGATGGAGGCCTCTTTATGCCGGAAGAGCTCCCACAGTTGGACAGAGAGACCCTGTGCCGGTGGAGCACACTCTCCTATCCTGACCTGGTGAAGGAGCTGTGCGCCCTCTTCATTGGCTCTGAGCTCATTCCGAAAGATGACTTAAATG ATCTGATTGACCGAGCCTTCAGCAGATTCCGTCACAAAGAGGTGGTCCGTCTGTCCAGGTTGAAGAATGGGCTGAACGTGTTGGAGCTGTGGCATGGTGTCACATATGCATTTAAGGACCTGTCCCTGTCCTGCACAGCACAGTTCCTGCAGTACTTcctggagaagagggagaagcaCGTCACTGTGGTTGTAG GAACGTCTGGGGACACAGGAAGTGCTGCCATTGAGAGTGTTAAAGGGGCAAAGAACGTGGACATTATCGTTCTGCTGCCCAAAGGTCACTGCACAAAGATTCAGGAGCTCCAGATGACAACGGTGCTGAAGGAGAACGTACATGTGTTTGGAG TGGAGGGAAACAGCGATGAGCTCGATGAGCCAATCAAGACTGTGTTTGCCGACGTGGCTTTTGTCAAGAAGCACAATCTGATGAGCCTGAATTCGATCAACTGGTCCCGGGTCCTGGTGCAGATGGCCCACCACTTCCTTGCTTACTTCCAGTGTACGCCATCCTTGGACACGCATCCCCTACCCCTGGTGGAGGTGGTTGTGCCAACAGGGGCTGCCGGTAACCTTGCAG CTGGGTACATTGCTCAGAAGATAGGCCTGCCCATCCGTCTGGTCGTGGCAGTGAATCGCAATGACATCATCCACAGGACTGTCCAGCAGGGAGACTTCTCTCTGTCGAAGGCTGTTAAATCAACCTTGGCATCAGCTATGGACATTCAG GTGCCCTACAACATGGAGAGGGTATTCTGGCTACTCTCTGGCTCTGACAGCCAGGTAACAAGAGccctcatggagcagtttgaaagGACCCAAAGTGTGAATCTGCCCAAGGAACTGCACAGCAAG CTTTCAGAGGTGGTGACATCCGAGTCAGTGTCTGATGAAGCCATCACCCAGACCATGGGCCGCTGCTGGGATGAGAACCAGTACTTGCTGTGCCCCCACTCGGCGGTGGCTGTGAACTACCATTACCAGCAGATGGACAGGCAGCAGCCCAG CACTCCCCGGTGCTGCCTTGCCCCTGCCTCTGCAGCCAAGTTTCCGGAAGCTGTCCTGGCTGCTGGCCTGACCCCTGAGACTCCTGCAGAGATCGTAGCCCTGGAGCACAAGGAGACACGCTGCACCCTGATGCAGAGAGGTGACAACTGGACCCTGATGCTTCAGGACACCATTGAGGACCTTAGCCGACGGTGGAGGGGTCATGCCCTCAACGCCTCCCAGTAG
- the THNSL2 gene encoding threonine synthase-like 2 isoform X5, with protein sequence MKLASRIMWYVSTRGIAPQVNFEGALFSGYAPDGGLFMPEELPQLDRETLCRWSTLSYPDLVKELCALFIGSELIPKDDLNDLIDRAFSRFRHKEVVRLSRLKNGLNVLELWHGVTYAFKDLSLSCTAQFLQYFLEKREKHVTVVVGTSGDTGSAAIESVKGAKNVDIIVLLPKGHCTKIQELQMTTVLKENVHVFGVEGNSDELDEPIKTVFADVAFVKKHNLMSLNSINWSRVLVQMAHHFLAYFQCTPSLDTHPLPLVEVVVPTGAAGNLAAGYIAQKIGLPIRLVVAVNRNDIIHRTVQQGDFSLSKAVKSTLASAMDIQVPYNMERVFWLLSGSDSQVTRALMEQFERTQSVNLPKELHSKLSEVVTSESVSDEAITQTMGRCWDENQYLLCPHSAVAVNYHYQQMDRQQPSSTPRCCLAPASAAKFPEAVLAAGLTPETPAEIVALEHKETRCTLMQRGDNWTLMLQDTIEDLSRRWRGHALNASQ encoded by the exons ATGAAGCTG GCCTCCAGGATCATGTGGTACGTCAGCACCAGGGGCATAGCCCCACAGGTCAACTTTGAGGGGGCCCTCTTCTCTGGCTATGCACCCGATGGAGGCCTCTTTATGCCGGAAGAGCTCCCACAGTTGGACAGAGAGACCCTGTGCCGGTGGAGCACACTCTCCTATCCTGACCTGGTGAAGGAGCTGTGCGCCCTCTTCATTGGCTCTGAGCTCATTCCGAAAGATGACTTAAATG ATCTGATTGACCGAGCCTTCAGCAGATTCCGTCACAAAGAGGTGGTCCGTCTGTCCAGGTTGAAGAATGGGCTGAACGTGTTGGAGCTGTGGCATGGTGTCACATATGCATTTAAGGACCTGTCCCTGTCCTGCACAGCACAGTTCCTGCAGTACTTcctggagaagagggagaagcaCGTCACTGTGGTTGTAG GAACGTCTGGGGACACAGGAAGTGCTGCCATTGAGAGTGTTAAAGGGGCAAAGAACGTGGACATTATCGTTCTGCTGCCCAAAGGTCACTGCACAAAGATTCAGGAGCTCCAGATGACAACGGTGCTGAAGGAGAACGTACATGTGTTTGGAG TGGAGGGAAACAGCGATGAGCTCGATGAGCCAATCAAGACTGTGTTTGCCGACGTGGCTTTTGTCAAGAAGCACAATCTGATGAGCCTGAATTCGATCAACTGGTCCCGGGTCCTGGTGCAGATGGCCCACCACTTCCTTGCTTACTTCCAGTGTACGCCATCCTTGGACACGCATCCCCTACCCCTGGTGGAGGTGGTTGTGCCAACAGGGGCTGCCGGTAACCTTGCAG CTGGGTACATTGCTCAGAAGATAGGCCTGCCCATCCGTCTGGTCGTGGCAGTGAATCGCAATGACATCATCCACAGGACTGTCCAGCAGGGAGACTTCTCTCTGTCGAAGGCTGTTAAATCAACCTTGGCATCAGCTATGGACATTCAG GTGCCCTACAACATGGAGAGGGTATTCTGGCTACTCTCTGGCTCTGACAGCCAGGTAACAAGAGccctcatggagcagtttgaaagGACCCAAAGTGTGAATCTGCCCAAGGAACTGCACAGCAAG CTTTCAGAGGTGGTGACATCCGAGTCAGTGTCTGATGAAGCCATCACCCAGACCATGGGCCGCTGCTGGGATGAGAACCAGTACTTGCTGTGCCCCCACTCGGCGGTGGCTGTGAACTACCATTACCAGCAGATGGACAGGCAGCAGCCCAG CAGCACTCCCCGGTGCTGCCTTGCCCCTGCCTCTGCAGCCAAGTTTCCGGAAGCTGTCCTGGCTGCTGGCCTGACCCCTGAGACTCCTGCAGAGATCGTAGCCCTGGAGCACAAGGAGACACGCTGCACCCTGATGCAGAGAGGTGACAACTGGACCCTGATGCTTCAGGACACCATTGAGGACCTTAGCCGACGGTGGAGGGGTCATGCCCTCAACGCCTCCCAGTAG
- the THNSL2 gene encoding threonine synthase-like 2 isoform X3, giving the protein MRPAPSMTCSEPQASPSVLCCWTVVPYPPSQCPRCDISSTQGRAFRKYFPLLYLIALLAPAFTPATGSLGLGVAFKSGPMKAFFLLFQGLGQFALALTLTTELRKFLSLLRHAPIPSLSRQEASRIMWYVSTRGIAPQVNFEGALFSGYAPDGGLFMPEELPQLDRETLCRWSTLSYPDLVKELCALFIGSELIPKDDLNDLIDRAFSRFRHKEVVRLSRLKNGLNVLELWHGVTYAFKDLSLSCTAQFLQYFLEKREKHVTVVVGTSGDTGSAAIESVKGAKNVDIIVLLPKGHCTKIQELQMTTVLKENVHVFGVEGNSDELDEPIKTVFADVAFVKKHNLMSLNSINWSRVLVQMAHHFLAYFQCTPSLDTHPLPLVEVVVPTGAAGNLAAGYIAQKIGLPIRLVVAVNRNDIIHRTVQQGDFSLSKAVKSTLASAMDIQVPYNMERVFWLLSGSDSQVTRALMEQFERTQSVNLPKELHSKLSEVVTSESVSDEAITQTMGRCWDENQYLLCPHSAVAVNYHYQQMDRQQPSQVSGSCPGCWPDP; this is encoded by the exons ATGAGGCCAGCTCCTTCCATGACCTGCTCAGAGCCCCAAGCCAGCCCCTCTGTCCTCTGTTGCTGGACAGTTGTTCCATATCCTCCTTCCCAGTGCCCCAGGTGTGATATTTCTTCCACCCAGGGAAGGGCATTCCGAAAATACTTTCCTTTGCTGTACCTGATTGCCCTGCTTGCTCCTGCCTTCACTCCTGCGACGGGTTCTTTGGGCTTAGGCGTAGCATTTAAGTCTGGTCCTATGAAGGCCTTCTTTCTGTTATTCCAGGGTCTTGGGCAGTTTGCGTTGGCTCTAACTCTTACTACAGAATTGCGGAAATTCCTCTCTTTATTGAG GCATGCTCCGATACCTTCTCTCTCAAGACAGGAG GCCTCCAGGATCATGTGGTACGTCAGCACCAGGGGCATAGCCCCACAGGTCAACTTTGAGGGGGCCCTCTTCTCTGGCTATGCACCCGATGGAGGCCTCTTTATGCCGGAAGAGCTCCCACAGTTGGACAGAGAGACCCTGTGCCGGTGGAGCACACTCTCCTATCCTGACCTGGTGAAGGAGCTGTGCGCCCTCTTCATTGGCTCTGAGCTCATTCCGAAAGATGACTTAAATG ATCTGATTGACCGAGCCTTCAGCAGATTCCGTCACAAAGAGGTGGTCCGTCTGTCCAGGTTGAAGAATGGGCTGAACGTGTTGGAGCTGTGGCATGGTGTCACATATGCATTTAAGGACCTGTCCCTGTCCTGCACAGCACAGTTCCTGCAGTACTTcctggagaagagggagaagcaCGTCACTGTGGTTGTAG GAACGTCTGGGGACACAGGAAGTGCTGCCATTGAGAGTGTTAAAGGGGCAAAGAACGTGGACATTATCGTTCTGCTGCCCAAAGGTCACTGCACAAAGATTCAGGAGCTCCAGATGACAACGGTGCTGAAGGAGAACGTACATGTGTTTGGAG TGGAGGGAAACAGCGATGAGCTCGATGAGCCAATCAAGACTGTGTTTGCCGACGTGGCTTTTGTCAAGAAGCACAATCTGATGAGCCTGAATTCGATCAACTGGTCCCGGGTCCTGGTGCAGATGGCCCACCACTTCCTTGCTTACTTCCAGTGTACGCCATCCTTGGACACGCATCCCCTACCCCTGGTGGAGGTGGTTGTGCCAACAGGGGCTGCCGGTAACCTTGCAG CTGGGTACATTGCTCAGAAGATAGGCCTGCCCATCCGTCTGGTCGTGGCAGTGAATCGCAATGACATCATCCACAGGACTGTCCAGCAGGGAGACTTCTCTCTGTCGAAGGCTGTTAAATCAACCTTGGCATCAGCTATGGACATTCAG GTGCCCTACAACATGGAGAGGGTATTCTGGCTACTCTCTGGCTCTGACAGCCAGGTAACAAGAGccctcatggagcagtttgaaagGACCCAAAGTGTGAATCTGCCCAAGGAACTGCACAGCAAG CTTTCAGAGGTGGTGACATCCGAGTCAGTGTCTGATGAAGCCATCACCCAGACCATGGGCCGCTGCTGGGATGAGAACCAGTACTTGCTGTGCCCCCACTCGGCGGTGGCTGTGAACTACCATTACCAGCAGATGGACAGGCAGCAGCCCAG CCAAGTTTCCGGAAGCTGTCCTGGCTGCTGGCCTGACCCCTGA
- the THNSL2 gene encoding threonine synthase-like 2 isoform X1, with translation MRPAPSMTCSEPQASPSVLCCWTVVPYPPSQCPRCDISSTQGRAFRKYFPLLYLIALLAPAFTPATGSLGLGVAFKSGPMKAFFLLFQGLGQFALALTLTTELRKFLSLLRHAPIPSLSRQEASRIMWYVSTRGIAPQVNFEGALFSGYAPDGGLFMPEELPQLDRETLCRWSTLSYPDLVKELCALFIGSELIPKDDLNDLIDRAFSRFRHKEVVRLSRLKNGLNVLELWHGVTYAFKDLSLSCTAQFLQYFLEKREKHVTVVVGTSGDTGSAAIESVKGAKNVDIIVLLPKGHCTKIQELQMTTVLKENVHVFGVEGNSDELDEPIKTVFADVAFVKKHNLMSLNSINWSRVLVQMAHHFLAYFQCTPSLDTHPLPLVEVVVPTGAAGNLAAGYIAQKIGLPIRLVVAVNRNDIIHRTVQQGDFSLSKAVKSTLASAMDIQVPYNMERVFWLLSGSDSQVTRALMEQFERTQSVNLPKELHSKLSEVVTSESVSDEAITQTMGRCWDENQYLLCPHSAVAVNYHYQQMDRQQPSSTPRCCLAPASAAKFPEAVLAAGLTPETPAEIVALEHKETRCTLMQRGDNWTLMLQDTIEDLSRRWRGHALNASQ, from the exons ATGAGGCCAGCTCCTTCCATGACCTGCTCAGAGCCCCAAGCCAGCCCCTCTGTCCTCTGTTGCTGGACAGTTGTTCCATATCCTCCTTCCCAGTGCCCCAGGTGTGATATTTCTTCCACCCAGGGAAGGGCATTCCGAAAATACTTTCCTTTGCTGTACCTGATTGCCCTGCTTGCTCCTGCCTTCACTCCTGCGACGGGTTCTTTGGGCTTAGGCGTAGCATTTAAGTCTGGTCCTATGAAGGCCTTCTTTCTGTTATTCCAGGGTCTTGGGCAGTTTGCGTTGGCTCTAACTCTTACTACAGAATTGCGGAAATTCCTCTCTTTATTGAG GCATGCTCCGATACCTTCTCTCTCAAGACAGGAG GCCTCCAGGATCATGTGGTACGTCAGCACCAGGGGCATAGCCCCACAGGTCAACTTTGAGGGGGCCCTCTTCTCTGGCTATGCACCCGATGGAGGCCTCTTTATGCCGGAAGAGCTCCCACAGTTGGACAGAGAGACCCTGTGCCGGTGGAGCACACTCTCCTATCCTGACCTGGTGAAGGAGCTGTGCGCCCTCTTCATTGGCTCTGAGCTCATTCCGAAAGATGACTTAAATG ATCTGATTGACCGAGCCTTCAGCAGATTCCGTCACAAAGAGGTGGTCCGTCTGTCCAGGTTGAAGAATGGGCTGAACGTGTTGGAGCTGTGGCATGGTGTCACATATGCATTTAAGGACCTGTCCCTGTCCTGCACAGCACAGTTCCTGCAGTACTTcctggagaagagggagaagcaCGTCACTGTGGTTGTAG GAACGTCTGGGGACACAGGAAGTGCTGCCATTGAGAGTGTTAAAGGGGCAAAGAACGTGGACATTATCGTTCTGCTGCCCAAAGGTCACTGCACAAAGATTCAGGAGCTCCAGATGACAACGGTGCTGAAGGAGAACGTACATGTGTTTGGAG TGGAGGGAAACAGCGATGAGCTCGATGAGCCAATCAAGACTGTGTTTGCCGACGTGGCTTTTGTCAAGAAGCACAATCTGATGAGCCTGAATTCGATCAACTGGTCCCGGGTCCTGGTGCAGATGGCCCACCACTTCCTTGCTTACTTCCAGTGTACGCCATCCTTGGACACGCATCCCCTACCCCTGGTGGAGGTGGTTGTGCCAACAGGGGCTGCCGGTAACCTTGCAG CTGGGTACATTGCTCAGAAGATAGGCCTGCCCATCCGTCTGGTCGTGGCAGTGAATCGCAATGACATCATCCACAGGACTGTCCAGCAGGGAGACTTCTCTCTGTCGAAGGCTGTTAAATCAACCTTGGCATCAGCTATGGACATTCAG GTGCCCTACAACATGGAGAGGGTATTCTGGCTACTCTCTGGCTCTGACAGCCAGGTAACAAGAGccctcatggagcagtttgaaagGACCCAAAGTGTGAATCTGCCCAAGGAACTGCACAGCAAG CTTTCAGAGGTGGTGACATCCGAGTCAGTGTCTGATGAAGCCATCACCCAGACCATGGGCCGCTGCTGGGATGAGAACCAGTACTTGCTGTGCCCCCACTCGGCGGTGGCTGTGAACTACCATTACCAGCAGATGGACAGGCAGCAGCCCAG CAGCACTCCCCGGTGCTGCCTTGCCCCTGCCTCTGCAGCCAAGTTTCCGGAAGCTGTCCTGGCTGCTGGCCTGACCCCTGAGACTCCTGCAGAGATCGTAGCCCTGGAGCACAAGGAGACACGCTGCACCCTGATGCAGAGAGGTGACAACTGGACCCTGATGCTTCAGGACACCATTGAGGACCTTAGCCGACGGTGGAGGGGTCATGCCCTCAACGCCTCCCAGTAG
- the THNSL2 gene encoding threonine synthase-like 2 isoform X6, with amino-acid sequence MWYVSTRGIAPQVNFEGALFSGYAPDGGLFMPEELPQLDRETLCRWSTLSYPDLVKELCALFIGSELIPKDDLNDLIDRAFSRFRHKEVVRLSRLKNGLNVLELWHGVTYAFKDLSLSCTAQFLQYFLEKREKHVTVVVGTSGDTGSAAIESVKGAKNVDIIVLLPKGHCTKIQELQMTTVLKENVHVFGVEGNSDELDEPIKTVFADVAFVKKHNLMSLNSINWSRVLVQMAHHFLAYFQCTPSLDTHPLPLVEVVVPTGAAGNLAAGYIAQKIGLPIRLVVAVNRNDIIHRTVQQGDFSLSKAVKSTLASAMDIQVPYNMERVFWLLSGSDSQVTRALMEQFERTQSVNLPKELHSKLSEVVTSESVSDEAITQTMGRCWDENQYLLCPHSAVAVNYHYQQMDRQQPSSTPRCCLAPASAAKFPEAVLAAGLTPETPAEIVALEHKETRCTLMQRGDNWTLMLQDTIEDLSRRWRGHALNASQ; translated from the exons ATGTGGTACGTCAGCACCAGGGGCATAGCCCCACAGGTCAACTTTGAGGGGGCCCTCTTCTCTGGCTATGCACCCGATGGAGGCCTCTTTATGCCGGAAGAGCTCCCACAGTTGGACAGAGAGACCCTGTGCCGGTGGAGCACACTCTCCTATCCTGACCTGGTGAAGGAGCTGTGCGCCCTCTTCATTGGCTCTGAGCTCATTCCGAAAGATGACTTAAATG ATCTGATTGACCGAGCCTTCAGCAGATTCCGTCACAAAGAGGTGGTCCGTCTGTCCAGGTTGAAGAATGGGCTGAACGTGTTGGAGCTGTGGCATGGTGTCACATATGCATTTAAGGACCTGTCCCTGTCCTGCACAGCACAGTTCCTGCAGTACTTcctggagaagagggagaagcaCGTCACTGTGGTTGTAG GAACGTCTGGGGACACAGGAAGTGCTGCCATTGAGAGTGTTAAAGGGGCAAAGAACGTGGACATTATCGTTCTGCTGCCCAAAGGTCACTGCACAAAGATTCAGGAGCTCCAGATGACAACGGTGCTGAAGGAGAACGTACATGTGTTTGGAG TGGAGGGAAACAGCGATGAGCTCGATGAGCCAATCAAGACTGTGTTTGCCGACGTGGCTTTTGTCAAGAAGCACAATCTGATGAGCCTGAATTCGATCAACTGGTCCCGGGTCCTGGTGCAGATGGCCCACCACTTCCTTGCTTACTTCCAGTGTACGCCATCCTTGGACACGCATCCCCTACCCCTGGTGGAGGTGGTTGTGCCAACAGGGGCTGCCGGTAACCTTGCAG CTGGGTACATTGCTCAGAAGATAGGCCTGCCCATCCGTCTGGTCGTGGCAGTGAATCGCAATGACATCATCCACAGGACTGTCCAGCAGGGAGACTTCTCTCTGTCGAAGGCTGTTAAATCAACCTTGGCATCAGCTATGGACATTCAG GTGCCCTACAACATGGAGAGGGTATTCTGGCTACTCTCTGGCTCTGACAGCCAGGTAACAAGAGccctcatggagcagtttgaaagGACCCAAAGTGTGAATCTGCCCAAGGAACTGCACAGCAAG CTTTCAGAGGTGGTGACATCCGAGTCAGTGTCTGATGAAGCCATCACCCAGACCATGGGCCGCTGCTGGGATGAGAACCAGTACTTGCTGTGCCCCCACTCGGCGGTGGCTGTGAACTACCATTACCAGCAGATGGACAGGCAGCAGCCCAG CAGCACTCCCCGGTGCTGCCTTGCCCCTGCCTCTGCAGCCAAGTTTCCGGAAGCTGTCCTGGCTGCTGGCCTGACCCCTGAGACTCCTGCAGAGATCGTAGCCCTGGAGCACAAGGAGACACGCTGCACCCTGATGCAGAGAGGTGACAACTGGACCCTGATGCTTCAGGACACCATTGAGGACCTTAGCCGACGGTGGAGGGGTCATGCCCTCAACGCCTCCCAGTAG
- the THNSL2 gene encoding threonine synthase-like 2 isoform X4 produces the protein MRPAPSMTCSEPQASPSVLCCWTVVPYPPSQCPRCDISSTQGRAFRKYFPLLYLIALLAPAFTPATGSLGLGVAFKSGPMKAFFLLFQGLGQFALALTLTTELRKFLSLLRHAPIPSLSRQEASRIMWYVSTRGIAPQVNFEGALFSGYAPDGGLFMPEELPQLDRETLCRWSTLSYPDLVKELCALFIGSELIPKDDLNGTSGDTGSAAIESVKGAKNVDIIVLLPKGHCTKIQELQMTTVLKENVHVFGVEGNSDELDEPIKTVFADVAFVKKHNLMSLNSINWSRVLVQMAHHFLAYFQCTPSLDTHPLPLVEVVVPTGAAGNLAAGYIAQKIGLPIRLVVAVNRNDIIHRTVQQGDFSLSKAVKSTLASAMDIQVPYNMERVFWLLSGSDSQVTRALMEQFERTQSVNLPKELHSKLSEVVTSESVSDEAITQTMGRCWDENQYLLCPHSAVAVNYHYQQMDRQQPSSTPRCCLAPASAAKFPEAVLAAGLTPETPAEIVALEHKETRCTLMQRGDNWTLMLQDTIEDLSRRWRGHALNASQ, from the exons ATGAGGCCAGCTCCTTCCATGACCTGCTCAGAGCCCCAAGCCAGCCCCTCTGTCCTCTGTTGCTGGACAGTTGTTCCATATCCTCCTTCCCAGTGCCCCAGGTGTGATATTTCTTCCACCCAGGGAAGGGCATTCCGAAAATACTTTCCTTTGCTGTACCTGATTGCCCTGCTTGCTCCTGCCTTCACTCCTGCGACGGGTTCTTTGGGCTTAGGCGTAGCATTTAAGTCTGGTCCTATGAAGGCCTTCTTTCTGTTATTCCAGGGTCTTGGGCAGTTTGCGTTGGCTCTAACTCTTACTACAGAATTGCGGAAATTCCTCTCTTTATTGAG GCATGCTCCGATACCTTCTCTCTCAAGACAGGAG GCCTCCAGGATCATGTGGTACGTCAGCACCAGGGGCATAGCCCCACAGGTCAACTTTGAGGGGGCCCTCTTCTCTGGCTATGCACCCGATGGAGGCCTCTTTATGCCGGAAGAGCTCCCACAGTTGGACAGAGAGACCCTGTGCCGGTGGAGCACACTCTCCTATCCTGACCTGGTGAAGGAGCTGTGCGCCCTCTTCATTGGCTCTGAGCTCATTCCGAAAGATGACTTAAATG GAACGTCTGGGGACACAGGAAGTGCTGCCATTGAGAGTGTTAAAGGGGCAAAGAACGTGGACATTATCGTTCTGCTGCCCAAAGGTCACTGCACAAAGATTCAGGAGCTCCAGATGACAACGGTGCTGAAGGAGAACGTACATGTGTTTGGAG TGGAGGGAAACAGCGATGAGCTCGATGAGCCAATCAAGACTGTGTTTGCCGACGTGGCTTTTGTCAAGAAGCACAATCTGATGAGCCTGAATTCGATCAACTGGTCCCGGGTCCTGGTGCAGATGGCCCACCACTTCCTTGCTTACTTCCAGTGTACGCCATCCTTGGACACGCATCCCCTACCCCTGGTGGAGGTGGTTGTGCCAACAGGGGCTGCCGGTAACCTTGCAG CTGGGTACATTGCTCAGAAGATAGGCCTGCCCATCCGTCTGGTCGTGGCAGTGAATCGCAATGACATCATCCACAGGACTGTCCAGCAGGGAGACTTCTCTCTGTCGAAGGCTGTTAAATCAACCTTGGCATCAGCTATGGACATTCAG GTGCCCTACAACATGGAGAGGGTATTCTGGCTACTCTCTGGCTCTGACAGCCAGGTAACAAGAGccctcatggagcagtttgaaagGACCCAAAGTGTGAATCTGCCCAAGGAACTGCACAGCAAG CTTTCAGAGGTGGTGACATCCGAGTCAGTGTCTGATGAAGCCATCACCCAGACCATGGGCCGCTGCTGGGATGAGAACCAGTACTTGCTGTGCCCCCACTCGGCGGTGGCTGTGAACTACCATTACCAGCAGATGGACAGGCAGCAGCCCAG CAGCACTCCCCGGTGCTGCCTTGCCCCTGCCTCTGCAGCCAAGTTTCCGGAAGCTGTCCTGGCTGCTGGCCTGACCCCTGAGACTCCTGCAGAGATCGTAGCCCTGGAGCACAAGGAGACACGCTGCACCCTGATGCAGAGAGGTGACAACTGGACCCTGATGCTTCAGGACACCATTGAGGACCTTAGCCGACGGTGGAGGGGTCATGCCCTCAACGCCTCCCAGTAG